In Paenibacillus hexagrammi, the following are encoded in one genomic region:
- a CDS encoding SDR family NAD(P)-dependent oxidoreductase, which translates to MYLPSFQLGQKVALVTGAGRGIGKAPAIGLAEAGADVALIARTQNDLEQVAKEIRALGRQAYPIVADVTVREQVEGAVRQVVESAGRVDILINNAGMNIRSQALAVTDEEWDQIMQTNLKSAFLFAQVAGRQMKEQGYGRIVNIASVAGQVALRTGVVYAATKAAMIQMTKVLALEWGKYGINVNGIGPWYFKTPLTEKLLADPVYLGEIVARTPLGRVGELEELVGPAVFLVSDAANYVTGQTLFVDGGMTIYGF; encoded by the coding sequence ATGTATCTACCTTCATTTCAGCTTGGACAAAAAGTTGCCTTAGTAACCGGAGCGGGGAGAGGAATTGGCAAAGCCCCAGCGATTGGCTTAGCCGAAGCAGGGGCAGACGTTGCGCTGATTGCAAGAACGCAGAATGATCTTGAGCAGGTCGCAAAGGAAATTCGTGCTTTAGGCCGGCAAGCCTACCCGATTGTGGCTGACGTAACCGTACGGGAACAAGTAGAGGGAGCTGTGCGTCAAGTGGTGGAGTCAGCGGGGCGGGTCGATATTCTGATTAATAACGCTGGCATGAATATCCGCAGCCAGGCGCTGGCTGTGACGGACGAAGAATGGGATCAAATTATGCAAACGAACCTGAAGTCTGCATTTCTTTTCGCGCAAGTTGCGGGCAGACAGATGAAAGAGCAAGGCTACGGCAGAATCGTCAATATCGCTTCGGTTGCCGGACAAGTTGCCCTGCGTACCGGGGTTGTCTACGCGGCTACGAAAGCAGCTATGATTCAGATGACCAAGGTACTGGCTCTTGAATGGGGAAAGTACGGGATCAATGTGAATGGAATCGGTCCATGGTACTTTAAGACTCCTCTAACTGAAAAGCTGTTGGCCGACCCGGTATATCTGGGTGAGATTGTGGCAAGAACGCCGCTCGGTAGAGTGGGGGAGCTGGAAGAACTGGTTGGACCCGCGGTGTTCTTGGTATCGGATGCGGCCAACTATGTAACGGGACAGACGCTATTCGTCGATGGAGGCATGACCATTTACGGGTTCTGA
- a CDS encoding GDSL-type esterase/lipase family protein yields the protein MDKTIRYLAFGDSLTVGVGAPEGHGFVPLFRAAAENLSGVTVHLSHSGTSGATTAQLLATLETEFELQQHVQHANLITITAGGNDLIQAAIPYFEQGDSNLLKSALQRYEANYRRIIADIEQLKQGVVQPYLIALVGLYNPLPLVPDSAYWIKRFNLFLRKLVKPHICLVHVYDAFEGKVSSHLSDDHVHPNALGYELIAAALERTITTKQLRHLID from the coding sequence ATGGATAAGACAATCCGTTATCTGGCATTCGGTGATTCTCTAACTGTTGGAGTAGGAGCTCCGGAAGGACATGGCTTTGTGCCTTTGTTTCGGGCAGCTGCCGAGAATCTCTCGGGAGTCACAGTGCATCTGAGCCACTCAGGCACAAGCGGTGCTACTACGGCACAATTGCTTGCCACCTTGGAAACAGAGTTTGAGCTGCAGCAGCATGTCCAGCATGCGAATCTGATCACCATTACAGCTGGAGGCAACGACCTGATCCAGGCCGCCATTCCTTATTTTGAGCAAGGCGATTCTAATTTGTTAAAATCAGCTCTGCAGCGGTATGAGGCCAATTACAGGAGAATTATTGCTGATATTGAGCAGCTTAAGCAAGGTGTGGTTCAGCCCTATCTCATTGCACTTGTTGGATTATATAATCCACTGCCGCTGGTTCCCGATTCCGCTTATTGGATAAAGCGCTTCAATCTATTTTTGCGTAAGCTTGTGAAGCCGCATATTTGTTTGGTACATGTGTATGACGCCTTTGAGGGCAAAGTCTCCAGCCATTTATCCGATGATCATGTGCATCCGAATGCGCTGGGCTATGAGCTAATTGCGGCTGCTCTTGAGCGTACGATCACGACCAAGCAGCTTCGACACTTAATCGATTGA
- a CDS encoding MDR family MFS transporter encodes MRFRDFHRNVKLRIYMNFLSGTANNMVLPFMSIYFSGKLGDTSAGLAVILGIVAGVAAGICGGYYSDRIGRKKLMLLAEAGYTAAFAVMAVANSPWLESPAATLIMMIIVSMFWGLHGPAQDAMLLDVTPPEARKFMYAVKYWLNNLSFAVSGIAGAFLFKSYLFELFLGLTIIGVVTFAVTHFFIEEVYKPGTEGTIARGTGEALRQRSQLSMWTNYREVLKDSTFIIYSLACMLLVSVEFHLGSYVGVRMEKEMLNVPFLSWKEWSMQVDGLQMLGFLRTENTVLIVLLSMTIRYVIGRFSDKKVLLLGYTLYVAGYTYIAYSSHPWMLLLSMLIATWGELMYVPVNQAYLGDIAPEHARSSYMAISGLVYKGAMLLAGGAVVLGGFLPSWLMAALIGLCGVSGILLFYSILAKLDSRKELAMKPASQSVVASA; translated from the coding sequence ATGAGATTTAGGGATTTTCACCGCAATGTCAAATTGCGAATTTATATGAATTTTTTATCCGGCACGGCGAACAATATGGTTTTGCCATTTATGTCGATTTACTTTTCGGGTAAGCTGGGGGATACCAGTGCGGGGCTTGCCGTTATTCTCGGTATTGTTGCCGGTGTTGCCGCGGGCATATGCGGAGGTTATTATTCAGACCGGATTGGGCGGAAGAAATTGATGCTGCTGGCGGAGGCAGGATATACGGCAGCGTTTGCTGTGATGGCTGTTGCGAATTCCCCATGGCTGGAGTCTCCTGCTGCTACATTGATCATGATGATCATCGTCAGTATGTTCTGGGGATTACACGGTCCTGCCCAGGATGCGATGCTGCTGGACGTAACGCCTCCCGAGGCGAGGAAATTCATGTATGCGGTGAAGTATTGGCTGAACAACCTTTCGTTTGCTGTATCAGGGATTGCAGGAGCTTTTTTGTTCAAATCGTATTTGTTTGAATTGTTCCTCGGACTAACCATCATCGGGGTTGTTACATTTGCGGTAACGCACTTCTTTATTGAGGAGGTTTACAAACCGGGAACTGAGGGCACTATTGCAAGGGGAACAGGGGAAGCCTTACGTCAGAGGTCACAGCTATCCATGTGGACGAATTACAGAGAAGTGCTGAAGGATTCGACCTTTATCATCTACTCGTTGGCCTGCATGCTGTTAGTGTCTGTCGAGTTCCATCTGGGCAGCTACGTCGGTGTTCGTATGGAAAAGGAGATGCTGAATGTTCCGTTTCTTTCTTGGAAGGAATGGTCGATGCAGGTTGACGGACTTCAAATGCTAGGTTTTCTTAGAACGGAAAACACTGTGCTGATCGTCCTGCTTTCTATGACGATTCGGTATGTCATCGGGCGGTTCTCCGATAAAAAAGTACTGCTTCTAGGCTATACCCTGTATGTAGCAGGCTATACTTATATCGCATACAGCAGTCACCCTTGGATGCTTCTGCTGTCTATGCTTATTGCAACTTGGGGAGAGCTGATGTATGTGCCGGTGAATCAAGCTTATCTCGGGGACATTGCGCCTGAGCATGCCCGAAGCTCGTATATGGCGATTAGCGGGTTAGTTTATAAAGGCGCGATGCTGCTGGCAGGCGGCGCCGTAGTCCTCGGAGGCTTTCTGCCTTCCTGGCTAATGGCCGCGCTGATTGGACTGTGCGGTGTCAGTGGCATTCTCCTGTTTTACTCGATTCTTGCAAAGCTGGACAGCCGCAAGGAGTTGGCGATGAAGCCCGCGTCTCAATCCGTTGTGGCTTCTGCATAA
- a CDS encoding pyridoxamine 5'-phosphate oxidase family protein, with protein MKESLPFGHLVQSEQELRELLGYPGKLAGNKIIRHLDQHCRDFIAQSPFVVVSTADSDGNCDASPRGDAPGFVSVLDDQHLVIPERPGNRKMDSMLNLLSSPKIGLIFLIPGLGETLRVNGRGFIIRDASILESMSAHGKVPLLGIGVQVEECYIHCAKALLRSKLWDPASWLEKSELPTVSKILADHVKLENEVVTAEDIDRSLEESYTQRLY; from the coding sequence TTGAAGGAATCCTTACCTTTTGGGCATCTGGTACAGTCTGAACAAGAGTTAAGGGAATTACTAGGCTACCCAGGCAAGCTTGCCGGAAACAAAATCATTCGGCATCTCGATCAACATTGCAGAGACTTTATTGCGCAATCTCCCTTTGTTGTCGTTTCAACAGCGGATTCCGATGGGAATTGCGATGCGTCACCTCGAGGGGATGCGCCTGGTTTTGTAAGTGTACTTGATGATCAGCACTTAGTCATACCTGAGCGACCAGGTAATCGCAAGATGGATTCTATGCTCAATCTGTTATCCAGCCCCAAGATCGGACTCATTTTTCTTATTCCTGGGCTCGGGGAAACACTCAGGGTGAACGGAAGAGGATTCATTATTCGCGACGCTTCCATTCTAGAATCGATGTCCGCTCACGGTAAAGTACCGCTGCTTGGAATCGGGGTTCAAGTAGAAGAGTGCTACATTCATTGTGCGAAAGCGCTCTTGCGTTCCAAACTTTGGGATCCAGCATCATGGCTTGAGAAGAGTGAATTGCCTACCGTATCCAAAATCCTCGCTGATCATGTAAAGCTGGAGAACGAGGTTGTCACAGCGGAAGATATTGACCGTTCCCTTGAAGAAAGCTATACACAGAGATTGTATTGA
- a CDS encoding DUF817 domain-containing protein yields the protein MIQLLHFGYHQAMSCIFPVAIFGTLALSGFIHIPILHRYDTVLLILIVVQYLMYRSGLETLDEIKVICVFHFIGLLLELYKVKMGSWAYPEPGYTKFFGVPLYSGFMYASVASFMCQIWRRLRMDMTGWPGLLSSGLLGGSIYLNFFTHHYIPDFRWWLTVLVFIVFWKTWIIYRVRTTTYRMPLTLAFIIVGFFIWLAENIATFFNAWKYPNQSQSWHLVSLGKISSWFLLVIISVIIVAQLKHVKANRATNALQ from the coding sequence ATGATCCAATTGCTTCATTTTGGCTATCATCAGGCGATGAGCTGCATCTTTCCAGTTGCAATCTTTGGAACCTTAGCGCTATCCGGCTTCATTCATATTCCTATTCTACATCGATATGATACGGTCCTGTTGATATTGATTGTGGTGCAATACCTGATGTACCGCAGCGGATTAGAGACACTTGATGAGATCAAAGTGATCTGTGTGTTCCACTTCATTGGTTTACTGCTGGAATTATATAAGGTAAAGATGGGATCATGGGCGTATCCCGAGCCCGGTTATACGAAGTTTTTCGGAGTCCCGCTCTACAGCGGATTTATGTATGCAAGTGTCGCAAGCTTCATGTGTCAAATATGGCGAAGATTACGCATGGATATGACTGGTTGGCCCGGGCTACTTTCATCAGGATTACTCGGAGGGTCTATTTATCTCAACTTCTTCACCCATCATTACATTCCTGATTTTCGGTGGTGGCTGACGGTGCTAGTCTTTATTGTGTTCTGGAAAACATGGATTATATATCGGGTACGGACGACAACGTATCGAATGCCCTTAACACTTGCGTTCATTATTGTAGGCTTTTTTATCTGGCTAGCTGAAAATATAGCAACGTTCTTTAATGCATGGAAATACCCGAATCAGAGCCAAAGCTGGCATCTCGTAAGTTTAGGAAAGATTAGTTCCTGGTTCCTATTAGTGATCATTAGTGTCATCATAGTTGCCCAGCTCAAACATGTGAAAGCGAATAGGGCTACGAATGCGTTGCAATAA
- a CDS encoding M20 family metallopeptidase, with the protein MKTVIAQTIDRHAGKFKEISSFIGANPELGHEEFQAAAKLIEQLEHHGFQVERGVLDIPTAFIATYDSAKPGPIVAFLAEYDALPELGHACGHHLICMMSIGAAVGLQAVIQETGGIIRVYGTPAEETKGAKVPMAEAGLFDDVDLALMAHPYYTYEKSGESLAMDAIQFEYFGRSAHAAAHPYEGVNALDAVLQLFNSINALRQQLKTDARIHGIINDGGKAPNIIPDYASAQFYVRSASRTYTNELVQKVLRCAEGAALQTGCRLQTSNYEFSYDELRTNEALSKVFTQNLLEMGIREDEIEVGKDHGSLDLGNVSTHCPTIHPFVKVVDEKHLLHTKEFRDLAMQDRALDGMIFTAKALAFTAYDVISNPAQLAAIKQEFAATTQS; encoded by the coding sequence ATGAAAACAGTGATCGCTCAAACCATTGACCGCCACGCCGGCAAATTTAAAGAAATATCCAGCTTTATCGGCGCTAATCCCGAGCTTGGACATGAAGAATTTCAAGCCGCCGCCAAGCTTATCGAACAGCTTGAACATCACGGCTTTCAGGTGGAACGCGGCGTCTTGGATATTCCTACTGCATTCATTGCTACTTACGACTCCGCCAAGCCAGGACCGATTGTGGCATTTCTGGCTGAATATGACGCCCTTCCGGAGCTGGGTCATGCATGTGGGCATCATCTCATCTGTATGATGAGCATTGGCGCAGCTGTTGGCTTGCAGGCTGTCATTCAGGAAACAGGCGGAATCATTCGTGTCTATGGAACACCGGCCGAAGAAACCAAAGGAGCCAAAGTGCCGATGGCCGAAGCGGGTCTGTTCGACGACGTCGATCTAGCGCTCATGGCACACCCTTACTACACTTACGAAAAATCCGGCGAATCCCTGGCCATGGATGCGATACAATTCGAATATTTTGGCCGTTCCGCACATGCGGCAGCTCATCCCTATGAAGGCGTCAACGCCCTCGACGCTGTCCTGCAGCTGTTCAATTCTATTAACGCGCTGCGCCAGCAGCTTAAGACTGATGCTCGCATTCACGGCATCATTAATGACGGCGGTAAAGCTCCGAATATTATCCCGGACTACGCGTCCGCTCAGTTCTATGTTCGGTCCGCATCCCGGACCTATACCAATGAGCTTGTGCAAAAGGTGCTTCGCTGCGCTGAAGGCGCCGCGCTTCAAACCGGATGCAGGCTGCAAACGTCCAATTACGAGTTTTCTTACGATGAGCTTCGTACCAATGAAGCCTTATCGAAGGTTTTCACGCAAAATCTGCTTGAAATGGGCATCCGCGAGGATGAAATTGAAGTCGGTAAGGATCATGGTTCGCTCGATTTGGGAAATGTATCCACACATTGTCCGACAATCCATCCATTTGTGAAAGTTGTAGATGAAAAGCACCTGCTGCACACGAAGGAATTCCGAGACCTCGCTATGCAGGACCGCGCGCTGGACGGCATGATATTTACGGCAAAAGCGCTTGCTTTCACAGCCTATGATGTAATCTCCAATCCTGCACAGCTCGCTGCCATCAAGCAAGAATTCGCCGCCACCACTCAGAGCTGA
- a CDS encoding leucine-rich repeat domain-containing protein gives MRLHTDPRGEAYQQIIDIAIRKSEYFVLSEKLANAAEPKRRSHLEALEALEPYLEKTVVIHGESIDEIMHVKKAYRSRAFYTAGTHYLYRCSAESGRILQQLANRLSDWAFPHLPEDLCFLKQGGGDFLYSVVHEHMYGMEITEEEATELSSAISGLFLDLKVHQDFDRLLDDAIRHRTDWLYISRHGLTELPERIRELTELRELEIFEQDLYRLPEVLFELSKLECLKILTADLESIPASISRLSNLRELSVHCGSSDRPTPGWRVKPKEEISLNYIPPEIGELQNLQLLTIQYNSIHELPLELLKLKNLRILNISMCMIKQKPGFLKQMKQLGYVNVSQGEYETE, from the coding sequence ATGAGACTGCATACAGACCCTAGGGGTGAAGCTTACCAGCAGATTATCGATATTGCTATACGGAAATCGGAATATTTTGTGCTGAGTGAAAAATTAGCAAATGCAGCTGAGCCGAAACGAAGATCTCATCTAGAAGCTTTAGAAGCCTTGGAGCCGTATCTTGAGAAAACGGTCGTGATCCATGGGGAGAGCATTGATGAGATTATGCACGTGAAGAAGGCCTATCGCAGCCGAGCCTTTTATACCGCGGGAACGCATTATTTGTACAGATGCAGCGCAGAGAGTGGACGTATACTCCAACAGCTGGCAAACCGCTTGTCCGATTGGGCCTTTCCCCATCTTCCGGAAGATTTGTGCTTCTTAAAACAAGGCGGGGGAGATTTTCTATATTCGGTTGTGCATGAACACATGTATGGAATGGAAATCACCGAAGAGGAAGCGACTGAACTGTCGAGCGCCATTAGTGGTCTATTTTTAGACTTAAAAGTCCATCAAGACTTTGATCGTCTGTTGGATGATGCCATTAGGCATCGAACTGATTGGTTGTATATTAGCCGTCATGGGCTAACGGAACTCCCTGAACGAATACGGGAACTAACGGAACTGCGTGAATTGGAGATTTTCGAGCAGGATCTGTATCGTTTACCAGAGGTCCTATTTGAATTAAGCAAACTCGAATGCTTGAAAATCTTGACAGCTGATTTGGAGAGTATTCCAGCTTCCATATCTAGATTGAGTAACTTAAGGGAACTTAGCGTCCATTGCGGCAGCTCGGATCGACCGACCCCCGGGTGGCGAGTTAAACCAAAAGAAGAGATTAGCCTAAACTACATCCCGCCGGAAATTGGCGAACTGCAGAATCTGCAGCTGCTCACCATTCAATACAACTCCATTCATGAACTGCCGCTTGAGCTTTTAAAGTTGAAGAATTTGCGAATTTTGAATATAAGCATGTGTATGATTAAGCAGAAGCCTGGTTTTCTGAAACAGATGAAGCAGCTTGGCTATGTGAATGTATCACAGGGGGAATATGAAACGGAGTAA
- a CDS encoding DUF4259 domain-containing protein has protein sequence MAGEIISLLLGEPAKDLPDELKDWASKNHINLSKSIVNDALRATLSVRKNSELKVLWKESNEYQSWIEEVKNLERLFQRVVLFWLSTTHPCQIYTIMINGCYNVELFDT, from the coding sequence GTGGCAGGAGAAATTATTTCCTTACTCCTTGGAGAGCCTGCTAAGGATTTACCTGATGAATTGAAGGATTGGGCATCTAAGAATCATATTAATTTATCTAAAAGTATAGTGAACGATGCACTGCGTGCCACTCTTTCAGTAAGAAAGAACTCCGAGTTAAAAGTTCTGTGGAAGGAAAGTAATGAATATCAATCTTGGATTGAAGAAGTGAAGAATTTGGAACGCCTTTTTCAAAGGGTGGTTTTATTTTGGTTATCAACTACACACCCATGCCAAATATATACAATCATGATAAATGGGTGTTACAATGTTGAATTGTTCGATACATAG
- a CDS encoding DegV family protein, whose product MSRIQIFTDSTCDLSLELTQRYQIGMVPLYVNFGEDTYKDGVTMKPARLFDIVASSGKLPKTAAPSPNDFYEAFAPHVARGEQVVYIGLSAELSSTIQNASLAASQFEEGQVTVIDSRNLSTGIGLLVLKAAHAAEAGSSVQEIKELIEGMTSKIEVEFIIDTLDYLHKGGRCTSLQAFIGSLLKIRPIVKVVNGAMILTDKVRGKREKALEQLLANALAQKEQMDEQVLFVTHAMAEEEANYVKRQIEQHTTVKEVMVTDTGCVVSSHCGPHTVGIVFAKK is encoded by the coding sequence ATGTCACGCATACAAATTTTTACGGACAGCACGTGCGATCTGTCCCTTGAGCTTACTCAGCGCTATCAAATCGGAATGGTTCCGCTGTATGTCAATTTTGGTGAGGATACCTACAAAGACGGCGTAACAATGAAGCCCGCCCGTCTCTTCGATATCGTTGCAAGCTCCGGTAAATTGCCTAAGACGGCCGCTCCTTCTCCGAACGATTTTTACGAAGCGTTTGCTCCGCACGTTGCAAGAGGAGAGCAAGTCGTATATATCGGTCTGTCAGCGGAGCTGTCGTCAACGATACAAAATGCGTCCTTAGCTGCCTCGCAATTTGAGGAAGGTCAGGTCACGGTGATTGACTCGCGCAATTTATCGACGGGGATCGGGCTGCTCGTTTTGAAAGCAGCCCATGCGGCGGAAGCGGGCAGTAGTGTGCAAGAGATTAAAGAATTAATAGAAGGAATGACTTCGAAGATTGAGGTCGAGTTTATCATTGATACGCTCGATTATTTGCACAAAGGCGGCCGCTGCACCAGTCTACAGGCTTTCATTGGCAGTCTGCTGAAAATCCGCCCGATTGTCAAAGTGGTGAACGGGGCTATGATCTTAACTGATAAGGTCAGAGGCAAACGAGAAAAAGCGCTTGAGCAGCTTCTTGCCAATGCCTTGGCACAGAAGGAACAGATGGACGAGCAAGTCCTTTTTGTTACCCATGCGATGGCAGAGGAAGAAGCGAATTACGTTAAGCGCCAGATCGAGCAGCACACTACTGTTAAGGAAGTCATGGTAACGGATACGGGCTGCGTCGTTTCCAGCCATTGCGGACCGCATACGGTCGGCATTGTATTTGCTAAGAAGTAA
- a CDS encoding IS4 family transposase produces the protein MSIVSNPSASEQQLTSKVDHFLSQHRISKLLKQSNFIKECGFTCFELFKFIFLLVFSSKNLYQTLQKEDDADRPGKDTVYRFLNSSRFNWRKFLLLLSCGLIQSKLEPLSSKECVKVLILDDSLFSRARSKAVELLANVHDHTSGKFVRGFRMLTLGWSDGNTFVPLCFSLLSSPNSKNRFVEMNGNIDKRTVGYKRRQESMLKSSKALLELLQQALSAGVQASYLLFDSWFSFPSTIMSIVKEGIHVICMLKAMPKVFYTYNGSKLNLSQLYAAVRKKRGKAKMLASVIVTLGAAEQEMEIQARIVFVRDRNRSRRWLALLTTDLELTEEEIVRIYGKRWDIGVSS, from the coding sequence ATGTCTATCGTATCAAATCCCTCGGCTTCTGAACAGCAGTTAACTTCAAAAGTAGATCATTTTCTTTCGCAGCATCGAATCAGCAAATTGCTCAAGCAATCCAATTTCATAAAGGAATGCGGATTTACTTGCTTTGAGCTTTTCAAATTCATTTTCTTGTTGGTCTTTAGCAGCAAAAATCTGTATCAAACTCTACAAAAAGAAGATGATGCAGATCGCCCTGGAAAAGATACTGTTTATCGTTTTCTGAATTCGAGTCGCTTTAACTGGCGTAAATTTCTGCTCCTCTTAAGCTGCGGACTTATCCAATCCAAGCTTGAGCCCTTGTCATCCAAGGAATGTGTGAAGGTGCTCATTCTCGATGACTCACTCTTCTCACGTGCCCGTAGTAAAGCTGTTGAACTCCTGGCTAATGTTCATGACCACACGAGCGGCAAGTTTGTCCGTGGTTTTCGCATGCTGACATTAGGCTGGTCGGACGGTAATACCTTTGTTCCACTTTGCTTTTCACTGCTCAGCTCTCCTAATTCAAAGAACCGATTTGTTGAAATGAATGGTAACATCGACAAGCGAACGGTCGGCTACAAACGTCGTCAGGAGAGTATGCTGAAATCTTCAAAAGCCTTGTTGGAACTGCTCCAGCAGGCTCTTTCTGCTGGAGTTCAAGCTTCCTATCTTCTTTTTGACAGTTGGTTCAGCTTTCCATCTACGATCATGAGCATCGTTAAGGAAGGCATCCACGTCATTTGCATGCTTAAAGCAATGCCCAAAGTGTTCTACACCTACAACGGAAGTAAGTTGAATTTATCTCAATTGTACGCTGCAGTCCGCAAAAAGCGAGGAAAGGCGAAAATGCTAGCTTCCGTTATCGTGACACTTGGAGCCGCCGAGCAAGAGATGGAGATACAGGCAAGAATCGTATTTGTTCGAGATCGAAATCGTTCCAGGCGTTGGCTAGCTCTGCTCACTACCGACCTCGAACTGACTGAAGAAGAGATCGTTCGAATTTACGGCAAACGCTGGGACATTGGCGTGTCCAGTTAA
- a CDS encoding DUF5050 domain-containing protein translates to MVYHDITYVPMTWYDSRLLGLEATWSAEHGLDIKQNQVASSYMHYQFEHHNGNTYTAEVPASEVTINGKVIDNTKEEYPLLSFRDVTYFPLTWRFAHDEFGWDYEWDHTNGLSISSNNTQVQSVDLPSYASENDVALYKGYYYFVETIDTTNHVYRAPVQHPSDKEEIYSYNAHTYEGLQKQITFQIRDNALWFTYHLGGNIMGHDEYVKISDDGKAELLHQGYLDFRDTPYGTLYINLGASAFEGGNLYLSNDSDGTNRKTIGEQKLMYGVVNGGAARDAASSLAVVGDDVYVIATGMNSSGSAASEIYRINLKTNKTEKIVNSSVTQFQIIGQKLYFVKYDDDLLYESALDGSGEVKVSDFAVSWFGGLGGQIFYTTKKEANQFELYQADTTGKDSLVWKTPVREVKVLQDKLVCRLSENDDYGAVFLDDSGKLLLKVADPVSQLLTSDDGILLTSSKDSSMKLIR, encoded by the coding sequence TTGGTTTATCATGATATTACCTATGTTCCGATGACATGGTACGACTCCAGATTACTCGGTTTGGAAGCGACTTGGTCGGCTGAACATGGCTTAGACATTAAACAAAACCAAGTGGCCTCCTCGTATATGCACTATCAATTTGAACATCATAACGGCAACACATATACAGCCGAGGTTCCTGCTTCAGAAGTGACCATTAACGGCAAAGTGATAGATAACACGAAAGAAGAATACCCGTTGTTAAGCTTCCGTGATGTCACCTACTTCCCTCTCACATGGCGCTTTGCGCATGATGAATTCGGATGGGACTATGAGTGGGACCACACAAACGGTTTAAGTATTTCATCCAACAATACGCAGGTTCAATCCGTTGATCTCCCTTCTTATGCCTCAGAGAATGATGTGGCACTTTATAAGGGCTACTACTATTTCGTGGAAACCATAGACACAACGAACCACGTATATCGAGCACCTGTACAGCATCCTTCCGATAAGGAAGAGATTTATTCCTATAACGCTCATACCTATGAAGGGCTTCAGAAGCAGATAACCTTCCAAATCCGTGATAACGCGTTATGGTTCACCTATCACCTTGGCGGAAATATTATGGGACACGATGAGTATGTAAAAATCAGCGATGACGGCAAGGCTGAGCTCCTGCATCAAGGATATCTGGATTTCCGGGATACTCCGTATGGAACTTTGTACATAAATTTAGGAGCTTCCGCATTTGAAGGCGGCAACCTGTATTTGTCAAATGATTCTGATGGAACGAACCGCAAAACAATAGGTGAACAAAAACTGATGTATGGAGTTGTAAATGGCGGAGCCGCACGAGATGCAGCTTCTTCCCTTGCGGTAGTCGGTGACGATGTCTATGTTATTGCAACTGGCATGAACAGTTCAGGTTCTGCGGCAAGTGAGATCTATAGAATAAATCTGAAAACAAATAAAACCGAGAAGATCGTCAACTCGAGTGTCACCCAGTTTCAGATCATAGGTCAGAAATTATACTTCGTCAAATACGATGATGACTTGTTATATGAATCCGCTTTGGACGGATCTGGAGAAGTAAAAGTGTCCGACTTTGCCGTGTCATGGTTTGGCGGCTTAGGCGGCCAAATTTTTTACACAACGAAGAAAGAAGCCAATCAATTCGAGCTGTATCAAGCCGATACCACAGGAAAGGATTCACTTGTATGGAAGACACCAGTCAGAGAAGTGAAAGTGCTACAAGATAAACTTGTCTGTCGACTCAGCGAAAATGATGATTACGGTGCCGTATTCTTAGACGATTCTGGCAAACTTCTTTTAAAAGTAGCGGATCCTGTATCGCAGCTCCTTACTTCGGATGATGGGATTCTACTCACGTCCTCCAAAGACTCCTCGATGAAGCTCATACGCTGA